From a single Miscanthus floridulus cultivar M001 chromosome 8, ASM1932011v1, whole genome shotgun sequence genomic region:
- the LOC136476948 gene encoding uncharacterized protein, whose translation MKTSLFLVLLLIVPLPSADALNVKGRLVKTKTFLSPPIFLRPGDVADKYYMDIAFPRGHLALKSFNGEVVDERGVPVPLHETYLHHWVVEPYYAAKDGAAAAAEGRPRMIPARNSGVCNHTLGQYYGLGSETRRTATWVPDPYGIEIGDPSAAPEGYEERWMLNVHAIDTRGAVDKLACTECRCDLYNVTVDQHGRGIEDGYAGGLRCCYDETRCAVEEGAGFVNGEEARKVFLRYTVMWQDWSDAAVLPVKIYIFDVAACKVEYQVEECAGGGECVHVQMATQVLPRGGDVVFGVAHQHSGGIGASLHGDDGRLLCESTATYGDGREAGNEAGYIVGMSTCYPRPGDVKVRDGEALTVVSRYSSERRHTGVMGLFYILVAEHDQQQQLPAAGSKPPGLCFSFPVSWCLPSWLSSNL comes from the exons ATGAAGACCTCCCTCTTCCTCGTGCTGCTGCTCATCGTACCTCTCCCATCAGCTGATGCGCTGAACGTGAAAGGCCGCCTGGTCAAGACCAAGACCTTCCTGTCCCCGCCCATCTTCCTGCGCCCGGGCGACGTCGCCGACAAGTACTACATGGACATCGCCTTCCCGAGAGGCCACCTGGCGCTCAAGAGCTTCAACggcgaggtcgtcgacgagcgcgGCGTGCCGGTACCTCTCCACGAGACGTACCTCCACCACTGGGTCGTGGAGCCCTACTACGCCGCGAaggacggcgccgccgccgctgcggagGGCCGCCCAAGGATGATCCCGGCGCGGAACTCCGGCGTGTGCAACCACACGCTGGGGCAGTACTACGGGCTCGGGTCCGAGACCCGGCGCACCGCAACGTGGGTGCCCGACCCGTACGGCATCGAGATCGGCGACCCGTCCGCGGCGCCGGAAGGGTACGAGGAGCGGTGGATGCTCAACGTGCACGCCATCGACACGCGGGGCGCGGTCGACAAGCTGGCGTGCACCGAGTGCCGCTGCGACCTGTACAACGTCACGGTGGACCAGCACGGCCGCGGCATCGAGGACGGCTACGCCGGCGGCCTGCGCTGCTGCTACGACGAGACGCGGTGCGCGGTGGAGGAGGGAGCAGGGTTCGTCAACGGCGAGGAGGCCAGGAAGGTGTTCCTGCGCTACACCGTGATGTGGCAGGACTGGAGCGACGCGGCGGTGCTGCCCGTGAAGATCTACATCTTCGATGTCGCCGCATGCAAGGTGGAGTACCAGGTGGAGGagtgcgccggcggcggcgagtgcGTCCACGTGCAGATGGCCACGCAGGTGCTGCCGCGGGGCGGCGACGTCGTGTTCGGCGTGGCGCACCAGCACTCGGGCGGCATCGGCGCGTCCCTGCACGGCGACGACGGGCGCCTGCTGTGCGAGTCGACCGCGACCTACGGCGACGGGCGGGAGGCCGGGAACGAGGCGGGGTACATCGTCGGCATGTCCACGTGCTACCCGAGGCCGGGCGACGTGAAGGTGCGCGACGGCGAGGCTCTCACCGTGGTGTCCAGGTACAGCAGCGAGCGGCGGCACACGGGCGTCATGGGCCTCTTCTACATCCTCGTCGCCGAGCacgaccagcagcagcagctgccggCTGCCGGCAGCAAGCCGCCGGGCCTCTGCTTCAGCTTCCCGGTGTCAT GGTGCCTGCCGTCATGGCTGTCAAGCAACCTGTGA